A window from Balaenoptera musculus isolate JJ_BM4_2016_0621 chromosome 8, mBalMus1.pri.v3, whole genome shotgun sequence encodes these proteins:
- the RAD9A gene encoding cell cycle checkpoint control protein RAD9A isoform X1, which translates to MKCLVTGSNVKVLGKAVHSLSRIGDELYLEPLEDGLSLRTVNSSRSAYACFLFAPLFFQQYQAATPGQDPLRCKILMKSFLSVFRSLAMLEKTVEKCCISLNGRSSRLVVQLYCKYGVRKTHNLSFQDCESLQAVFDPAVCPHVLRAPARVLGEAVLPFPPALAEVTLGIGRGHRVILRSYQEEAGEGARHGLGQGAEMGWDGAGPRFPPVAVPTDSTVKAMVTEMSIGGEDFQQLQAQEGVAITFCLKEFRGLLSFADSANLSLSIYFDGPGRPAIFAIKDSLLDGHFVLATLSEPDPHPQDLRGPELQRPAPQLQAHSTPHLDDFALDDIDSYMIAMETTVGSEGSRTLPSTSLSPGLQPPCSPGSHSEEEDDTEPSTVPGTPPPKKFRSLFFGSILAPAHSPQGPSPVLAEDSEGEG; encoded by the exons ATGAAGTGTCTGGTCACGGGGAGCAACGTGAAGG TGCTCGGCAAGGCCGTCCACTCTCTGTCCCGTATCGGGGACGAACTCTACCTGGAGCCCCTGGAAGACGGG CTCTCCCTCCGGACCGTGAACTCCTCCCGCTCGGCCTATGCCTGCTTCCTCTTTGCCCCGCTCTTCTTCCAGCAGTACCAGGCGGCCACCCCTGGTCAGGACCCGCTGCGCTGTAAGATCCTGATGAAG TCGTTCCTCTCAGTCTTCCGCTCGCTGGCGATGCTGGAGAAGACCGTGGAGAAATGCTGCATCTCCCTGAATGGCAGGAGCAGCCGCCTGGTAGTTCAGCTGTACTGCAAATACG GGGTGAGGAAGACTCACAACCTGTCCTTCCAGGACTGCGAGTCCCTGCAGGCTGTCTTCGACCCAGCCGTGTGCCCCCACGTGCTCCGTGCCCCAGCAAG GGTCCTGGGGGAGGCTGTTCTGCCCTTCCCCCCTGCGCTGGCCGAAGTGACGCTGGGGATTGGCCGTGGCCACAGGGTCATCCTGCGTAGCTACCAGGAGGAGGCAGGTGAGGGAGCCAGACatggcctggggcagggggcagagatGGGCTGGGATGGGGCAGGGCCCAGGTTTCCTCCTGTTGCTGTCCCCACAGACAGCACTGTCAAAGCCATGGTGACCGAGATGAGCATCGGGGGGGAGGATTTCCAGCAGCTGCAGGCCCAAGAAGGGGTGGCCATCACTTTCTGCCTCAAGGAATTCCGG gggctCCTGAGCTTCGCTGACTCAGCGAACTTGTCTCTCAGCATCTACTTCGATGGCCCGGGCAG GCCAGCCATCTTTGCCATCAAGGACTCTCTGCTAGACGGCCACTTTGTCCTGGCCACGCTCTCAGAGCCGGACCCGCACCCCCAGGACCTACGTGGCCCGGAGCTCCAGCGGCCAGCGCCTCAGCTTCAGGCTCACAG CACACCCCACCTGGACGACTTTGCCCTTGACGACATTGACTCGTACATGATCGCCATGGAAACCACCGTGGGCAGCGAGGGCTCACGGACACTGCCCTCCACCTCCCTTTCACCTGGCCTCCAGCCCCCCTGTAGCCCTGGCTCCCACTCAGAGGAGGAAGATGACACCGAGCCCAGCACCGTGCCTGGGACTCCCCCACCCAAGAAG TTCCGCTCGCTGTTCTTTGGCTCCATCCTGGCCCCTGCACACtctccccagggccccagccccGTGCTGGCTGAAGACAGTGAGGGGGAAGGCTGA
- the RAD9A gene encoding cell cycle checkpoint control protein RAD9A isoform X2, which yields MKCLVTGSNVKVLGKAVHSLSRIGDELYLEPLEDGLSLRTVNSSRSAYACFLFAPLFFQQYQAATPGQDPLRCKILMKSFLSVFRSLAMLEKTVEKCCISLNGRSSRLVVQLYCKYGVRKTHNLSFQDCESLQAVFDPAVCPHVLRAPARVLGEAVLPFPPALAEVTLGIGRGHRVILRSYQEEADSTVKAMVTEMSIGGEDFQQLQAQEGVAITFCLKEFRGLLSFADSANLSLSIYFDGPGRPAIFAIKDSLLDGHFVLATLSEPDPHPQDLRGPELQRPAPQLQAHSTPHLDDFALDDIDSYMIAMETTVGSEGSRTLPSTSLSPGLQPPCSPGSHSEEEDDTEPSTVPGTPPPKKFRSLFFGSILAPAHSPQGPSPVLAEDSEGEG from the exons ATGAAGTGTCTGGTCACGGGGAGCAACGTGAAGG TGCTCGGCAAGGCCGTCCACTCTCTGTCCCGTATCGGGGACGAACTCTACCTGGAGCCCCTGGAAGACGGG CTCTCCCTCCGGACCGTGAACTCCTCCCGCTCGGCCTATGCCTGCTTCCTCTTTGCCCCGCTCTTCTTCCAGCAGTACCAGGCGGCCACCCCTGGTCAGGACCCGCTGCGCTGTAAGATCCTGATGAAG TCGTTCCTCTCAGTCTTCCGCTCGCTGGCGATGCTGGAGAAGACCGTGGAGAAATGCTGCATCTCCCTGAATGGCAGGAGCAGCCGCCTGGTAGTTCAGCTGTACTGCAAATACG GGGTGAGGAAGACTCACAACCTGTCCTTCCAGGACTGCGAGTCCCTGCAGGCTGTCTTCGACCCAGCCGTGTGCCCCCACGTGCTCCGTGCCCCAGCAAG GGTCCTGGGGGAGGCTGTTCTGCCCTTCCCCCCTGCGCTGGCCGAAGTGACGCTGGGGATTGGCCGTGGCCACAGGGTCATCCTGCGTAGCTACCAGGAGGAGGCAG ACAGCACTGTCAAAGCCATGGTGACCGAGATGAGCATCGGGGGGGAGGATTTCCAGCAGCTGCAGGCCCAAGAAGGGGTGGCCATCACTTTCTGCCTCAAGGAATTCCGG gggctCCTGAGCTTCGCTGACTCAGCGAACTTGTCTCTCAGCATCTACTTCGATGGCCCGGGCAG GCCAGCCATCTTTGCCATCAAGGACTCTCTGCTAGACGGCCACTTTGTCCTGGCCACGCTCTCAGAGCCGGACCCGCACCCCCAGGACCTACGTGGCCCGGAGCTCCAGCGGCCAGCGCCTCAGCTTCAGGCTCACAG CACACCCCACCTGGACGACTTTGCCCTTGACGACATTGACTCGTACATGATCGCCATGGAAACCACCGTGGGCAGCGAGGGCTCACGGACACTGCCCTCCACCTCCCTTTCACCTGGCCTCCAGCCCCCCTGTAGCCCTGGCTCCCACTCAGAGGAGGAAGATGACACCGAGCCCAGCACCGTGCCTGGGACTCCCCCACCCAAGAAG TTCCGCTCGCTGTTCTTTGGCTCCATCCTGGCCCCTGCACACtctccccagggccccagccccGTGCTGGCTGAAGACAGTGAGGGGGAAGGCTGA
- the RAD9A gene encoding cell cycle checkpoint control protein RAD9A isoform X3: MLEKTVEKCCISLNGRSSRLVVQLYCKYGVRKTHNLSFQDCESLQAVFDPAVCPHVLRAPARVLGEAVLPFPPALAEVTLGIGRGHRVILRSYQEEAGEGARHGLGQGAEMGWDGAGPRFPPVAVPTDSTVKAMVTEMSIGGEDFQQLQAQEGVAITFCLKEFRGLLSFADSANLSLSIYFDGPGRPAIFAIKDSLLDGHFVLATLSEPDPHPQDLRGPELQRPAPQLQAHSTPHLDDFALDDIDSYMIAMETTVGSEGSRTLPSTSLSPGLQPPCSPGSHSEEEDDTEPSTVPGTPPPKKFRSLFFGSILAPAHSPQGPSPVLAEDSEGEG; this comes from the exons ATGCTGGAGAAGACCGTGGAGAAATGCTGCATCTCCCTGAATGGCAGGAGCAGCCGCCTGGTAGTTCAGCTGTACTGCAAATACG GGGTGAGGAAGACTCACAACCTGTCCTTCCAGGACTGCGAGTCCCTGCAGGCTGTCTTCGACCCAGCCGTGTGCCCCCACGTGCTCCGTGCCCCAGCAAG GGTCCTGGGGGAGGCTGTTCTGCCCTTCCCCCCTGCGCTGGCCGAAGTGACGCTGGGGATTGGCCGTGGCCACAGGGTCATCCTGCGTAGCTACCAGGAGGAGGCAGGTGAGGGAGCCAGACatggcctggggcagggggcagagatGGGCTGGGATGGGGCAGGGCCCAGGTTTCCTCCTGTTGCTGTCCCCACAGACAGCACTGTCAAAGCCATGGTGACCGAGATGAGCATCGGGGGGGAGGATTTCCAGCAGCTGCAGGCCCAAGAAGGGGTGGCCATCACTTTCTGCCTCAAGGAATTCCGG gggctCCTGAGCTTCGCTGACTCAGCGAACTTGTCTCTCAGCATCTACTTCGATGGCCCGGGCAG GCCAGCCATCTTTGCCATCAAGGACTCTCTGCTAGACGGCCACTTTGTCCTGGCCACGCTCTCAGAGCCGGACCCGCACCCCCAGGACCTACGTGGCCCGGAGCTCCAGCGGCCAGCGCCTCAGCTTCAGGCTCACAG CACACCCCACCTGGACGACTTTGCCCTTGACGACATTGACTCGTACATGATCGCCATGGAAACCACCGTGGGCAGCGAGGGCTCACGGACACTGCCCTCCACCTCCCTTTCACCTGGCCTCCAGCCCCCCTGTAGCCCTGGCTCCCACTCAGAGGAGGAAGATGACACCGAGCCCAGCACCGTGCCTGGGACTCCCCCACCCAAGAAG TTCCGCTCGCTGTTCTTTGGCTCCATCCTGGCCCCTGCACACtctccccagggccccagccccGTGCTGGCTGAAGACAGTGAGGGGGAAGGCTGA
- the PPP1CA gene encoding serine/threonine-protein phosphatase PP1-alpha catalytic subunit, with protein sequence MSDSEKLNLDSIIGRLLEVQGSRPGKNVQLTENEIRGLCLKSREIFLSQPILLELEAPLKICGDIHGQYYDLLRLFEYGGFPPESNYLFLGDYVDRGKQSLETICLLLAYKIKYPENFFLLRGNHECASINRIYGFYDECKRRYNIKLWKTFTDCFNCLPIAAIVDEKIFCCHGGLSPDLQSMEQIRRIMRPTDVPDQGLLCDLLWSDPDKDVQGWGENDRGVSFTFGAEVVAKFLHKHDLDLICRAHQVVEDGYEFFAKRQLVTLFSAPNYCGEFDNAGAMMSVDETLMCSFQILKPADKNKGKYGQFSGLNPGGRPITPPRNSAKAKK encoded by the exons ATGTCCGACAGCGAGAAGCTCAACCTGGACTCTATCATCGGGCGCCTGCTGGAAG tgcagggctcGCGGCCTGGAAAGAATGTACAGCTGACAGAGAACGAGATCCGTGGTCTGTGCCTCAAATCCCGGGAGATTTTCCTGAGCCAGCCCATTCTTCTGGAGCTGGAGGCACCCCTCAAGATCTGCG GCGACATCCATGGCCAGTACTACGACCTTCTGCGGCTGTTCGAGTACGGCGGCTTCCCTCCAGAGAGCAACTACCTGTTTCTGGGGGACTACGTGGACAGGGGCAAGCAGTCTTTGGAGACCATCTGCTTGCTGCTGGCCTATAAGATCAAGTACCCCGAGAACTTCTTCCTGCTCCGTGGGAACCACGAGTGTGCCAGCATCAACCGCATCTACGGCTTCTACGATGAGT GCAAGAGACGCTACAACATCAAACTATGGAAAACCTTCACCGATTGCTTCAACTGCCTGCCTATTGCTGCCATTGTGGATGAAAAGATCTTCTGCTGTCACGGGG GCCTGTCCCCGGACCTACAGTCCATGGAGCAGATCCGGCGTATCATGCGGCCCACAGACGTGCCAGACCAGGGCCTGCTGTGTGACCTGCTGTGGTCTGACCCTGACAAGGACGTGCAGGGCTGGGGCGAGAATGACCGTGGCGTCTCCTTTACCTTCGGAGCTGAGGTCGTGGCCAAGTTCCTGCACAAGCACGACCTGGATCTCATCTGCCGGGCACACCAG GTGGTAGAAGATGGCTATGAGTTCTTTGCCAAGCGGCAGCTGGTGACACTCTTCTCAGCTCCTAACTACTGTGGCGAGTTTGACAACGCAGGCGCCATGATGAGCGTGGACGAGACGCTCATGTGCTCCTTCCAG ATCCTCAAGCCCGCCGACAAGAACAAGGGGAAATATGGGCAGTTCAGCGGCCTGAACCCTGGAGGCCGGCCCATCACCCCACCCCGCAACTCCGCCAAAGCCAAGAAATAG
- the TBC1D10C gene encoding carabin, with translation MAQALGEDLVQPGELQDDSSSLGSDSELSGPGPYRQADRYGFIGGSSAEPGPGHPPADLIRQREMKWVEMTSHWEKTMSRRYKKVKMQCRKGIPSALRARCWPLLCGAHVCQKNSRGTYQELAEAPGDPQWMETIGRDLHRQFPLHEMFVSPQGHGQQGLLQVLKAYTLYRPEQGYCQAQGPVAAVLLMYLPPEEAFWCLVQICELYLPGYYGPHMEAVQLDAEVFTALLRRLLPRVHKHLQQVGVGPLLYLPEWFLCLFARSLPFPTVLRVWDAFLSEGVKVLFRVGLTLVRLALGTTEQRLACPGLLETLGALRAIPPTQLQEEAFMPQVHSVALSEQDLQREIKTQLAQLPASASGPPPRPQARLPGAQAIFEAQQLAGTRGATRPEVPRIVVQPPEEPRPPRRKPQTRGKTFHGLLTRSRAPRIESPARSHRGSTSSLDTRF, from the exons ATggcccaggccctgggggaggaCCTCGTGCAGCCTGGTGAGCTGCAGGATGACTCCAGCTCTTTGGGGTCTGACTCAGAGCTGAGTGGGCCCGGCCCATATCGCCAGGCTGACCGCTATGGCTTCATTGGAGGCAGCTCAGCAGAGCCAGG GCCAGGTCACCCTCCTGCAGACCTTATCCGCCAGCGGGAGATGAAGTGGGTGGAGATGACCTCACACTGGGAGAAAACCATGTCTCGGCGGTACAAGAAG GTAAAGATGCAGTGCCGGAAAGGCATCCCCTCGGCCCTGCGGGCCCGGTGCTGGCCCCTGTTGTGCGGGGCCCATGTGTGTCAGAAGAACAGCCGTGGCACTTATCAG GAACTGGCTGAGGCCCCTGGGGACCCACAGTGGATGGAGACCATCGGCAGGGACCTGCACCGCCAGTTCCCTCTCCATGAGATGTTTGTGTCACCCCAGGGTCACGG GCAGCAGGGGCTCCTCCAGGTACTCAAGGCCTACACCCTGTATCGGCCGGAACAGGGCTACTGCCAGGCCCAAGGCCCTGTGGCTGCCGTGCTGCTCATGTATCTGCCCCCAGAG GAGGCCTTCTGGTGCCTGGTACAGATCTGCGAGCTTTACCTCCCTGGCTACTACGGGCCCCATATG GAGGCTGTACAGCTGGACGCCGAGGTGTTCACGGCCCTGCTGCGGCGGCTGCTCCCGCGTGTGCACAAGCACCTGCAGCAGGTGGGCGTCGGGCCCCTGCTCTACCTGCCCGAGTGGTTCCTGTGCCTCTTCGCCCGCTCCTTGCCCTTCCCCACGGTGCTGCGTGTCTGGGACGCTTTCCTTAGCGAGG GTGTGAAGGTGCTGTTCCGTGTGGGGCTGACACTGGTACGCCTGGCACTGGGCACCACTGAGCAGCGCCTGGCCTGCCCGGGGCTCCTGGAGACGCTCGGCGCCCTTCGAGCCATCCCACCCACCCAGCTGCAGGAGGAGGCCTTCATGCCCCAG GTGCACAGCGTGGCCCTGTCCGAACAGGACTTGCAGCGGGAGATCAAGACCCAGCTGGCCCAGCTGCCCGCGTCGGCATCTGGGCCACCCCCGAGGCCGCAGGCCCGCCTGCCTGGGGCCCAAGCCATCTTTGAGGCCCAGCAGCTGGCAGGAACCCGGGGAGCCACCAGGCCCGAGGTGCCCCGCATCGTGGTGCAGCCCCCGGAGGAGCCCAGGCCTCCACGGCGCAAGCCCCAGACCCGAGGCAAGACTTTCCATGGGCTGCTGACTCGGTCCAGGGCCCCCCGTATCGAGAGCCCCGCCAGGTCCCATCGAGGCTCCACCTCCTCTCTGGACACCCGATTCTGA